Proteins encoded by one window of Mycoplasma capricolum subsp. capricolum ATCC 27343:
- a CDS encoding sugar ABC transporter permease encodes MNKLSFLKSKDQIKLKLKNLFPILKIALLILPLLLLILLFTIIPIFHTFIKSLRFTPNEANRTIYEYNFKNYNNILSDPNFKHAIINSTFVLLFGTGISIILALFFSFIINSLISRTTKSILLSVIYSQFFISGFAIAIAFTNFFGSKNLFFYILRLNQYSFTSGNKRLPIWIYYAIYQIWRSLPFNLILFAAALSRSNYKYKKLMLNDKLTLIQSFKYVYLNELSKVLFSILFTNFIFTCLLLPSALLEDNFNVDLNYAHTLTSYTIKYLGWGANGVLRFEKGYSAAFFSFSYLILLLCLILLLRPKTIKNIYKLVKKTILKYRGKYDDKNSN; translated from the coding sequence ATGAATAAGCTAAGTTTTTTAAAATCAAAAGATCAAATAAAACTTAAATTAAAAAACTTATTTCCAATATTAAAAATAGCTTTATTAATATTACCTTTATTATTATTAATTTTATTATTTACAATTATTCCTATTTTTCATACTTTTATAAAATCTTTAAGATTTACACCAAATGAAGCTAATAGAACTATTTATGAATATAACTTTAAAAATTATAATAACATTTTATCTGATCCTAACTTTAAGCATGCAATTATTAATTCAACATTTGTATTATTATTTGGTACTGGAATTTCAATAATCCTAGCATTATTTTTTAGTTTTATTATTAATTCTTTAATTAGTAGAACTACAAAAAGTATTTTACTATCAGTTATTTATTCTCAATTTTTTATATCAGGATTTGCAATCGCAATTGCTTTTACTAATTTTTTTGGATCTAAAAACTTATTTTTTTATATATTAAGATTAAATCAATATAGTTTTACTAGTGGAAATAAACGTTTACCAATTTGAATTTATTATGCAATTTATCAAATATGAAGATCGTTACCATTTAATTTAATTTTATTTGCAGCAGCTTTATCAAGAAGTAATTATAAATATAAAAAGTTAATGTTAAATGATAAATTAACATTAATTCAATCTTTTAAATATGTTTATTTAAATGAACTATCTAAAGTATTATTTTCAATCTTATTTACTAACTTTATTTTTACTTGTTTATTATTACCATCTGCATTATTAGAAGATAATTTTAATGTTGATTTAAATTATGCTCATACTTTAACAAGTTATACAATTAAATATCTTGGATGAGGAGCAAACGGAGTATTAAGATTTGAAAAAGGTTATTCAGCAGCTTTTTTTAGTTTTTCTTATTTGATTTTATTATTGTGTTTAATTTTATTATTAAGACCAAAAACAATTAAAAACATTTATAAACTAGTTAAAAAAACTATTTTAAAATATAGAGGTAAATATGATGACAAAAATAGTAATTAA
- a CDS encoding P68 family surface lipoprotein, with amino-acid sequence MRKKLLGLSAMALTMTTPFVAIACSFKSDRVLFSLAQGSGWPLARSLKPLVQYYNNNFKNDKDFVPVKFSFADNKNKDPDVETHSIYTEFNLIKKVKEDMETGNIKALPNIILGAQSGAYIINQDQRLLDVSDQGINKDLFSSKIADLHSVLAGQTDTNKLYNIPFDNADTDSVHYNLKLMKKMFDLIEEGGGTVEHNIEIYKKAKESEDGKKGNEIPKKSIWYALKVKEKKNGTNNSSINGGSLKNIKVDAQTFQSIKKLRELAANFVDGVEIDKSKVTKDTLHGEVFSIDYQEDVFFKELHSKIENPVFELNKNNKDNKKNPSVKYNLVNDQTTKSEFKSLWGDWSKTIKRIEDKGDSALNKSVFQSIKFMANADKEWGSWNIFRFQSAFSLAASVGAHQNKITQLTRNHPYFKDDVLKDPDFDTNNAKEADVFMDSQITPLKENKNNNMSTNTANNQGIFHEGGSSIIPINVKNEKLNQGTKKFLKWVYTGKNKINKEEEENWLTLAKTSGYIMPLKSVVKETTVKKLEEIVKDLENKLKEKEDLSKDPRYFTLNMLRSSLLSLKSLVKLEENKVVAKAVATDDRTSEMTGHIAKALINQTNIDGKTDTNAETLISQFDQIVKK; translated from the coding sequence ATGAGAAAAAAATTACTTGGATTGTCAGCTATGGCATTAACTATGACAACACCGTTTGTTGCAATTGCATGTTCATTTAAATCAGATAGAGTTTTATTTTCATTAGCTCAAGGTTCAGGTTGACCTTTAGCTAGATCTTTAAAACCATTGGTTCAATACTATAATAATAATTTTAAAAATGATAAAGATTTTGTTCCTGTTAAATTCAGTTTTGCAGATAATAAAAATAAAGATCCTGATGTTGAAACACATAGTATTTATACAGAATTTAATCTAATTAAAAAAGTTAAAGAAGATATGGAAACTGGTAATATAAAAGCTTTACCAAATATTATTTTAGGTGCTCAATCTGGAGCTTATATTATTAATCAAGATCAAAGATTATTAGATGTTTCAGATCAAGGAATTAATAAAGATTTGTTTAGTAGTAAAATTGCTGATTTACACTCTGTTTTAGCTGGGCAAACTGATACAAACAAGTTATATAATATTCCATTTGATAATGCTGATACTGATTCGGTTCACTATAATTTAAAATTAATGAAAAAAATGTTTGATTTAATTGAAGAAGGTGGAGGAACAGTTGAGCATAATATTGAAATATATAAAAAGGCTAAAGAATCTGAAGATGGTAAAAAGGGCAATGAAATACCTAAAAAAAGTATTTGATATGCATTAAAAGTAAAAGAAAAGAAAAATGGAACAAATAATTCATCTATAAATGGTGGCTCACTAAAAAATATTAAGGTAGATGCTCAAACATTTCAATCAATTAAAAAACTTAGAGAGTTGGCCGCTAACTTTGTAGATGGTGTTGAAATAGATAAATCAAAGGTGACAAAAGATACTCTTCATGGCGAAGTTTTTTCAATAGATTATCAAGAAGATGTATTCTTTAAAGAATTGCATTCTAAAATTGAAAATCCCGTTTTTGAATTAAATAAAAATAATAAAGACAACAAAAAAAATCCTAGTGTTAAATATAATTTAGTTAATGACCAAACAACAAAATCAGAATTTAAAAGTTTATGAGGAGATTGAAGCAAAACAATTAAAAGAATAGAAGATAAGGGTGATAGCGCTTTAAATAAGAGTGTATTTCAATCAATAAAATTTATGGCTAATGCTGATAAAGAATGAGGTTCATGAAATATCTTTAGATTTCAAAGTGCATTTAGTTTAGCAGCTTCTGTTGGGGCACACCAAAATAAAATTACTCAATTAACAAGAAATCATCCTTATTTTAAAGATGATGTTTTAAAAGATCCCGACTTTGACACTAACAACGCAAAAGAGGCAGATGTATTTATGGATTCACAAATTACACCGTTAAAAGAAAATAAAAATAATAATATGTCTACAAATACTGCTAACAATCAAGGAATTTTTCATGAAGGTGGTTCAAGTATAATACCAATTAATGTAAAAAACGAAAAACTTAACCAAGGGACTAAAAAATTTCTTAAGTGAGTTTACACTGGAAAAAATAAAATTAATAAAGAAGAAGAGGAAAATTGATTAACATTAGCAAAGACATCTGGATATATAATGCCTCTGAAAAGTGTTGTCAAAGAAACAACTGTAAAAAAACTTGAAGAAATTGTAAAAGATTTGGAAAACAAATTAAAAGAAAAGGAAGATCTTTCAAAAGATCCTAGATATTTCACATTAAACATGCTAAGATCTTCATTACTTTCATTAAAATCACTAGTGAAATTAGAGGAAAATAAAGTTGTTGCTAAGGCAGTTGCTACTGATGATAGAACCTCTGAAATGACAGGACACATTGCTAAAGCTTTAATTAATCAAACTAATATTGATGGTAAAACTGATACTAATGCAGAAACATTGATTAGTCAATTTGATCAAATTGTTAAAAAATAA
- a CDS encoding NADH-dependent flavin oxidoreductase: MNKYEKLFEPFYLNGFKLENRFVLSPMTLSLATLDGKITDKEADYVKRRSHSAPLQITGGVYFDEFGQLFEYGISAKSDDDIPSLTRLYQEMKTDSNCVILQLAHAGKFSKTSLKKYGYLYGPSYEKNHTPIEHEVLELPKEKIKQIIQDYKDATLRVIKAGFNGIEISMAQRLLIQTFFSQIINKRTDEYSATNFENRSRFCLEVVKAIREVIDKYAPKNFIFGFRATPEETYGDILGYTIEDFIQLVDKIIEIGKISYLAIASWGHDIYLNKVRSNTKYKGQLVNKVIYDIYKNKLPIISSGGINTPDKCLEALKYSDLVGLSSVFVADPEFVLKIKNDQINQINLYVKHNQLKDLKIPESSFQDVVNMFSFCETIPQETIKTFEKNVKK, encoded by the coding sequence ATGAATAAATATGAAAAATTATTTGAACCCTTTTATTTAAATGGATTCAAATTAGAAAATCGCTTTGTACTTTCACCAATGACTTTAAGTTTAGCTACTTTAGATGGAAAAATTACAGACAAAGAAGCTGATTATGTTAAAAGAAGATCACATTCAGCTCCACTTCAAATAACTGGAGGAGTTTATTTTGATGAATTTGGACAGTTATTTGAATATGGAATTAGTGCTAAAAGTGATGATGATATTCCTTCTTTAACTAGGTTGTATCAAGAAATGAAAACCGATTCTAATTGTGTTATTTTACAATTAGCTCATGCTGGAAAATTTTCAAAAACTTCATTAAAAAAATATGGTTATTTATATGGACCATCTTATGAAAAAAACCACACACCAATTGAGCATGAAGTTTTAGAACTACCAAAAGAAAAAATTAAACAAATTATTCAAGATTATAAAGATGCTACTTTAAGAGTAATTAAAGCAGGATTTAATGGTATTGAAATTTCAATGGCTCAACGTTTATTAATACAAACTTTTTTTAGTCAAATAATAAATAAACGTACTGATGAATATTCAGCTACTAATTTTGAAAATAGATCTCGTTTTTGTTTAGAAGTAGTTAAAGCTATAAGAGAAGTAATTGATAAGTATGCTCCAAAAAACTTTATTTTTGGATTTAGAGCAACTCCTGAAGAAACTTATGGAGATATTTTGGGATATACAATTGAAGATTTTATCCAACTTGTAGATAAAATTATTGAAATTGGAAAGATTTCATATTTAGCAATTGCAAGTTGGGGTCATGATATTTATTTAAATAAAGTTAGATCAAATACTAAATATAAAGGACAATTAGTTAATAAAGTAATTTATGATATTTATAAAAATAAATTACCTATCATTTCATCAGGAGGAATTAATACACCAGATAAGTGTTTAGAAGCTTTAAAATATTCTGATTTAGTTGGTTTAAGTTCCGTATTTGTAGCTGATCCTGAATTTGTTTTAAAAATCAAAAATGATCAAATAAATCAAATCAATTTATATGTTAAACATAATCAATTAAAAGATTTGAAAATTCCTGAATCATCATTTCAAGATGTGGTAAACATGTTTAGTTTTTGTGAAACTATTCCACAAGAAACAATAAAAACTTTTGAAAAAAATGTAAAAAAATAA
- a CDS encoding ATP-binding cassette domain-containing protein: protein MQKLNEDILIQIKNLKFKYHKKQKDYDLIIDDLKIEKNKIISLLGPSGSGKTTLLNLLLGYIKPQTGTIDILNNPKIHEIAYIMQENSTYENTTVFNNVFLSAKNYSKWVDSAYLKFFNDFFNNKENFLKRTINQFEIYKKLLNQKKANNKLKKQAFFKLIFLVLIDNKVKNKFKFLKQIHLKNIFKDEIQTIAKKLNIDHLLNKNVNQLSGGQKQRVAFAKGIIKKTNLVLLDEPFSALDAKIKESTIDWLIKIKKEFNLSMIIVTHDQQDALKISDQIILLDKGRIQQFSSGEQMYNNPNNLFVAKFIGSPEINFIKKQDDKSYYIRHNKIKVKPNKNAKYQIIEKKSFGDKVHYLINFNKDIKWTLVLNDDSLEINDKIDLDYNNSDVLVFDKNGNRIYE, encoded by the coding sequence ATGCAAAAATTAAATGAAGATATTTTGATTCAAATAAAAAATTTAAAGTTTAAGTATCATAAAAAACAAAAAGACTATGATTTAATAATTGATGATTTAAAAATAGAAAAAAATAAAATTATTTCTTTACTAGGTCCAAGTGGTTCTGGAAAAACTACACTTTTAAATTTGTTATTAGGATATATTAAACCTCAAACTGGTACTATTGATATTTTAAATAACCCTAAAATTCATGAAATAGCTTACATTATGCAAGAAAATTCAACTTATGAAAACACAACTGTTTTTAATAATGTATTTTTAAGTGCTAAAAACTATTCTAAGTGAGTTGATTCAGCTTATTTAAAATTTTTTAATGATTTTTTTAATAATAAAGAAAATTTTTTAAAAAGAACAATTAATCAATTTGAAATTTATAAAAAGCTATTAAATCAAAAAAAAGCTAATAACAAACTAAAAAAGCAAGCTTTTTTTAAATTAATCTTTTTAGTTTTAATTGATAATAAGGTTAAAAATAAATTTAAATTTTTAAAACAAATACATTTAAAAAATATTTTTAAAGATGAAATACAAACTATTGCAAAAAAGCTAAATATTGATCATTTACTAAATAAAAATGTAAATCAACTATCTGGTGGACAAAAACAAAGAGTTGCTTTTGCTAAAGGAATTATTAAAAAAACTAATTTAGTGTTATTAGATGAACCTTTTTCAGCTTTAGATGCCAAAATTAAAGAATCAACTATTGATTGATTAATTAAAATTAAAAAAGAATTTAATTTAAGTATGATAATTGTTACTCATGATCAACAAGATGCTTTAAAAATTAGTGATCAAATTATCTTACTAGATAAAGGTAGAATTCAACAATTTAGTTCTGGAGAACAAATGTATAATAACCCAAATAACTTATTTGTTGCTAAGTTTATTGGAAGTCCTGAAATTAATTTTATTAAAAAACAAGATGATAAAAGCTATTATATAAGACATAATAAAATTAAAGTTAAACCTAATAAAAACGCTAAATATCAAATTATTGAAAAGAAAAGCTTTGGAGATAAAGTGCACTATTTAATTAATTTTAATAAAGATATTAAATGAACTTTAGTTTTAAATGATGATTCATTAGAAATAAATGACAAAATTGATCTTGATTATAATAATTCTGATGTATTAGTCTTTGATAAGAATGGAAATAGAATTTATGAATAA
- a CDS encoding ABC transporter permease subunit produces MMTKIVIKEVIKYLLILLLCLFLLFPLYYLLLQALLSNSSIIENKTYLFIKEWNWSNFLKAFQTNFLIAFGWTLLFATILISLRIVIYSLAIIGLLKMKPVYQKVFLYFFIIISLIPEFSIFLSLKFVLLQINLYTTPIAYVTNAIFSFFNFTYIFNLAKSIESEKSKVMINDNLKWYDKLFYVYLPKMKLGYFLLIIFSFISVWNDYLWPQFILSNGFTNITIWYQTLGREHEASLINIQAAGAMISILVPLVIYISFSKKIGRFN; encoded by the coding sequence ATGATGACAAAAATAGTAATTAAAGAAGTTATTAAATATTTATTAATCTTATTATTATGTTTATTTTTATTATTTCCTTTGTATTATTTATTATTACAAGCTTTACTTTCAAATTCTTCTATTATTGAAAATAAAACTTATTTATTTATTAAAGAATGAAATTGGTCTAATTTTTTAAAAGCTTTTCAAACTAATTTTTTAATTGCTTTTGGTTGAACATTATTATTTGCAACTATTTTAATTAGTTTAAGAATAGTTATATATTCTTTAGCAATTATTGGTTTATTAAAAATGAAACCAGTATATCAAAAAGTGTTTTTATACTTTTTTATAATAATTAGTTTAATTCCTGAGTTTTCTATATTTTTAAGTTTAAAATTTGTTTTATTACAAATTAATTTATACACAACTCCAATTGCTTATGTTACAAATGCTATTTTTTCATTTTTTAACTTTACATATATTTTTAATTTAGCAAAAAGCATAGAATCAGAAAAATCTAAAGTAATGATCAATGATAATTTAAAATGATATGACAAATTGTTTTATGTTTATTTACCTAAAATGAAATTAGGATACTTTTTATTAATTATCTTTTCATTTATATCAGTTTGAAATGATTATTTATGACCACAATTTATTCTTTCAAATGGATTTACAAATATCACTATTTGATATCAAACTTTAGGTAGAGAACATGAAGCAAGTTTAATAAACATTCAAGCAGCTGGAGCTATGATATCTATATTAGTACCACTAGTTATTTATATAAGTTTTTCTAAAAAGATTGGTAGATTTAATTAA